The following proteins are encoded in a genomic region of Pseudodesulfovibrio mercurii:
- a CDS encoding NAD+ synthase produces the protein MKIGLLQLNPIVGDLDGNAAKILDAARRASALGADLCVTSEMALTGYPPRDLLLYGSFVDRARQRAEDLARELADGPPLLLGAVERNLSGQGKPVFNCALFCKGGEIVRSVRKTLLPTYDVFDEARYFEPAPPGDPEANILRLDGATVAVTVCEDAWNDKDYWDARTYARDPLEEAAAFRPDVIVNLSASPLFLGKQVLREDMLGAVARKYGTPMVYANQTGGNDDLVFDGRSCAFAPDGALMARARGFEEDVLLVDTDAPSANTIAEDDFCREAETWRALVTGTRDYVRKSGFATALVGLSGGIDSAVTAAVAAEALGADNVTCVLMPSPYSSRGSIDDSLELAENLGVKTLTLPIEPIMAEFERTLAGPFAGYGPDTTEENIQSRIRGNLLMALSNKYGALLLTTGNKSELAVGYCTIYGDMSGGFAVISDVDKTGVFALAKWYNAHVGPNIPGAIITKPPSAELRPDQKDQDSLPEYAVLDAILALHVEHQRSRREIIEAGYDEAVVNKVLNLVRAAEFKRRQAAPGIKLTPRSFGTGWRMPLACRRDL, from the coding sequence ATGAAAATCGGCCTCCTGCAACTCAATCCCATCGTCGGCGACCTGGACGGCAACGCGGCCAAGATTCTGGACGCGGCCCGCCGGGCGAGCGCATTGGGCGCGGACCTCTGCGTCACCTCGGAGATGGCCCTGACCGGCTACCCGCCGCGCGACCTGCTGCTCTACGGAAGCTTCGTGGACCGCGCCCGGCAGCGGGCCGAGGACCTGGCCCGCGAGCTTGCGGACGGCCCGCCCCTGCTGCTCGGCGCGGTGGAGCGCAACCTGTCGGGCCAGGGCAAGCCGGTCTTCAACTGCGCCCTGTTCTGCAAGGGCGGCGAGATCGTCCGCTCCGTGCGCAAGACCCTGCTGCCCACCTACGACGTGTTCGACGAGGCGCGCTATTTCGAGCCCGCCCCGCCCGGCGACCCCGAGGCCAACATCCTGCGCCTGGACGGCGCGACCGTGGCCGTGACCGTCTGCGAGGACGCCTGGAACGACAAGGACTACTGGGACGCCCGGACCTATGCGCGGGACCCGCTCGAAGAGGCCGCCGCCTTCCGCCCGGACGTCATCGTCAACCTCTCGGCCTCGCCGCTCTTCCTGGGCAAGCAGGTCCTGCGCGAGGACATGCTCGGGGCCGTGGCCCGCAAGTACGGGACGCCCATGGTCTACGCCAACCAGACGGGCGGCAACGACGACCTGGTCTTCGACGGCCGGTCCTGCGCCTTCGCTCCCGACGGCGCGCTCATGGCCAGGGCGCGGGGGTTCGAGGAGGACGTCCTCCTGGTGGACACGGACGCCCCCTCGGCCAACACCATCGCCGAGGACGACTTCTGCCGCGAGGCCGAGACCTGGCGCGCCCTGGTCACGGGCACCCGCGACTACGTGCGCAAGAGCGGCTTCGCCACGGCCCTGGTGGGCCTGTCCGGGGGCATCGACTCGGCCGTGACCGCCGCGGTGGCCGCCGAGGCGCTCGGCGCGGACAACGTCACCTGCGTGCTCATGCCCTCGCCCTACTCCAGCCGGGGGTCCATCGACGACTCCCTGGAGCTGGCCGAAAATCTCGGGGTCAAAACCCTGACCCTGCCCATCGAGCCGATCATGGCCGAGTTCGAGCGCACCCTGGCCGGGCCCTTCGCCGGGTACGGGCCGGACACCACCGAGGAGAACATCCAGTCGCGCATCCGGGGCAACCTGCTCATGGCCCTGTCCAACAAGTACGGCGCCCTGCTCCTGACCACGGGCAACAAGTCCGAGCTGGCCGTGGGCTACTGCACCATCTACGGGGACATGTCCGGCGGGTTCGCGGTCATCTCGGACGTGGACAAGACCGGGGTCTTCGCCCTGGCCAAATGGTACAACGCGCACGTCGGGCCGAACATCCCCGGGGCGATCATCACCAAGCCGCCGTCCGCCGAGCTCAGGCCGGATCAGAAGGACCAGGACTCCCTGCCCGAGTACGCGGTCCTGGACGCCATCCTGGCCCTGCACGTGGAGCACCAGCGCTCCCGGCGCGAGATCATCGAGGCGGGCTATGACGAGGCGGTGGTGAACAAGGTCCTCAACCTGGTGCGCGCGGCCGAGTTCAAGCGCCGCCAGGCCGCGCCCGGCATCAAGCTCACCCCGCGCTCCTTCGGCACGGGCTGGCGCATGCCCCTGGCCTGCCGCCGGGACCTCTAG
- a CDS encoding 6-hydroxymethylpterin diphosphokinase MptE-like protein, whose translation MENSKIAALVELGILCRGEPVPPAGDGEADPGPHRFSAHTQLCRFENPAFRHPFEDASLAAYATFAPDTTMDAALRRTRLVVLLGLADTPELRAALASRSTVVVLFEPDERVLVHFLERFKLAGLNRPNLFCFTGDPRSFNPPLQDLLPGDMFRLGTPAFFVTDRVRGLYPGWADQVVSYLETLHYRHAIYGLSGQALTRSRPLRNIHRGLLYDQQVHAFENVPEYLTAPSINGLRNRLRGADAILVAAGPDLADKLDWIGRNRERAAIICVNNAVKPLAEAGIRPHFVVINDTSVDSGLVFRHIPRLPESILVAHCLSDLGGDRFRQKYLFGSYLPQIFGERDNLRLHGSVISTAFSLARHLGCGRCVLVGAQLASDNPWGLSYARGTVKDAPGNADRPLINEHPQLCPVATPFGEPLFTTLNFLDAALWLAEEIRVSGVACVNTSKASILYGRGIEYDAEPALSGRVPNLKDLFRPEPPRVDRREAGRWLRREIQLWTSVGEAARTLLADDTPAMTAKGMAVLNQLDGNNVTYLVERRPGFSNWDFVKLVFEGDEHDRRKGLRLYYREVLAMAGEFLALLRVAAQSV comes from the coding sequence ATGGAGAACAGCAAGATAGCCGCCCTGGTGGAGCTGGGCATCCTGTGCCGCGGGGAGCCCGTGCCCCCTGCGGGCGACGGGGAGGCCGACCCCGGCCCGCACCGCTTTTCCGCGCACACCCAGCTGTGCCGCTTCGAAAACCCGGCCTTCCGTCATCCCTTCGAGGACGCCTCCCTGGCCGCCTACGCCACCTTCGCGCCGGACACGACCATGGACGCGGCGCTGCGCCGCACCCGGCTGGTGGTCCTGCTCGGCCTGGCCGACACCCCGGAGCTGCGCGCGGCCCTGGCCTCACGGTCCACGGTGGTGGTCCTGTTCGAGCCGGACGAGCGGGTGCTCGTCCATTTCCTGGAACGGTTCAAGCTGGCCGGGCTGAACCGGCCCAACCTGTTCTGCTTCACCGGCGATCCGCGCTCCTTCAACCCGCCCCTCCAGGACCTGCTGCCCGGCGACATGTTCCGCCTGGGCACCCCGGCCTTTTTCGTCACCGACCGCGTGCGCGGGCTGTATCCCGGCTGGGCGGACCAGGTGGTCTCCTACCTGGAGACCCTGCACTACCGCCACGCCATCTACGGGCTGTCCGGCCAGGCCCTGACCCGTTCCCGGCCCCTGCGCAACATCCACCGGGGGCTGCTCTACGACCAGCAGGTCCACGCCTTCGAGAACGTGCCCGAGTACCTGACCGCGCCGTCCATCAACGGGCTGCGCAATCGGCTGCGCGGGGCGGACGCCATCCTGGTGGCCGCCGGGCCGGACCTGGCCGACAAGCTCGACTGGATCGGGCGCAACCGCGAGCGCGCGGCGATCATCTGCGTGAACAACGCGGTCAAGCCCCTGGCCGAGGCGGGCATCCGGCCGCACTTCGTGGTCATCAACGACACCTCCGTGGACTCCGGGCTGGTCTTCCGGCACATCCCCAGGCTGCCCGAGTCCATCCTGGTGGCCCACTGCCTGTCCGACCTGGGCGGGGACCGCTTCCGGCAGAAGTATCTGTTCGGCTCGTACCTGCCGCAGATCTTCGGGGAGCGGGACAACCTCCGGCTCCACGGCTCGGTCATCTCCACGGCCTTTTCCCTGGCCCGCCACCTGGGCTGCGGGCGCTGCGTGCTGGTCGGGGCGCAGCTTGCCTCGGACAACCCGTGGGGGCTGAGCTACGCCCGGGGCACGGTCAAGGACGCGCCCGGAAACGCGGACCGGCCCCTGATCAACGAGCACCCCCAGCTCTGCCCGGTGGCCACGCCCTTCGGCGAGCCGCTCTTCACCACACTCAACTTCCTGGACGCGGCCCTGTGGCTGGCCGAGGAGATCCGCGTGTCCGGCGTGGCCTGCGTGAACACGTCCAAGGCGAGCATCCTGTACGGGCGGGGCATCGAGTACGACGCGGAACCGGCGCTTTCGGGCCGGGTGCCGAACCTGAAGGACCTGTTCCGGCCCGAGCCGCCGCGCGTGGACCGTCGGGAGGCGGGCCGCTGGCTGCGCCGGGAGATACAGCTGTGGACCAGCGTGGGCGAGGCGGCCCGGACCCTGCTGGCCGACGACACCCCGGCCATGACCGCCAAGGGCATGGCCGTCCTGAACCAGCTGGACGGCAACAACGTGACCTACCTGGTGGAGCGGCGGCCGGGGTTCAGCAACTGGGATTTCGTCAAGCTGGTCTTCGAGGGGGACGAGCACGACCGGCGCAAGGGGCTGCGCCTGTACTACCGCGAGGTCCTGGCCATGGCCGGGGAATTTCTCGCCCTGCTGCGCGTGGCCGCGCAGTCCGTCTAG
- a CDS encoding Gfo/Idh/MocA family oxidoreductase — MSNSQKVLVVGAGYWGKNLIRNFHALGALACICDNNEATLAAFRKQYPGVDTCTDLADGLARDDIDGVVIATPAEMHFKQAKAALLAGKHVYVEKPLVLNEDHARELILLAESRGLVLMVGHLLQYHPAFLAIKVLAAAGDLGRINYICSHRLNLGKIRREENILWSFAPHDISMILSLAGEEPESVMAVGANYLHEHIADVTTTHLEFPSGLKAHIFVSWLHPFKEQKLVVVGEKKMAVFDDTKPWPEKLVLYPHEVRWENNTPIPNKANGFPVKLSDAEPLKLECEHFLECLEHGLTPNTDGQEGLRVLKVLNASQRSLDRHGSMVSMGPKTGGDAPEEGEPFVHETAVVDDGVTLGAGTRVWHFSHIMPGSVVGRKVNIGQNASVGPRVTIGDGCKIQNNVSVYSGVTLEENVFCGPSMVFTNVFNPRANISRMSQARPTRVGRGATLGANCVIVCGNDIGPYALVGAGSVVTRPVPAHALVRGNPARFAGWVCECGVKLKDNRCPECGRQYDFPETPEA, encoded by the coding sequence ATGTCAAATTCACAGAAGGTCCTGGTCGTCGGCGCCGGTTACTGGGGAAAGAACCTCATCCGCAATTTCCATGCCCTGGGCGCGCTCGCCTGCATCTGCGACAACAACGAGGCCACCCTGGCCGCGTTCCGCAAACAGTATCCGGGGGTGGACACCTGCACGGACCTGGCCGACGGCCTGGCCCGCGACGACATCGACGGCGTGGTCATCGCCACCCCGGCCGAGATGCACTTCAAGCAGGCCAAGGCCGCGCTGCTGGCGGGCAAGCACGTCTACGTGGAGAAGCCGCTGGTCCTGAACGAGGACCACGCCCGGGAGCTGATCCTCCTGGCCGAGAGCCGGGGGCTGGTGCTCATGGTCGGCCACCTGCTGCAATACCACCCGGCCTTCCTGGCCATCAAGGTCCTGGCCGCGGCGGGCGACCTGGGCCGGATCAACTACATCTGCTCCCACCGCCTGAACCTGGGCAAGATCCGCCGCGAGGAGAACATCCTGTGGTCGTTCGCGCCCCACGACATCTCCATGATCCTGTCTTTAGCGGGCGAGGAGCCCGAGTCGGTCATGGCCGTGGGGGCCAACTACCTGCACGAGCACATCGCGGACGTGACCACCACCCACCTGGAATTTCCCTCGGGGCTCAAGGCGCACATCTTCGTCTCCTGGCTGCACCCCTTCAAGGAACAGAAGCTGGTCGTGGTCGGCGAGAAGAAGATGGCCGTGTTCGACGACACCAAGCCGTGGCCCGAGAAGCTGGTCCTCTATCCCCACGAGGTGCGCTGGGAGAACAACACACCCATCCCGAACAAGGCCAACGGCTTCCCGGTCAAGCTGTCCGACGCCGAGCCCCTCAAGCTCGAGTGCGAGCACTTCCTGGAGTGTCTGGAGCACGGCCTGACCCCGAACACCGACGGCCAGGAGGGGTTGCGCGTGCTCAAGGTCCTGAACGCCAGCCAGCGCTCCCTGGACCGCCACGGCAGCATGGTCTCCATGGGGCCGAAGACCGGCGGCGACGCGCCCGAGGAGGGCGAACCCTTCGTGCACGAGACCGCCGTGGTGGACGACGGCGTGACGCTGGGCGCGGGCACCCGTGTCTGGCACTTCTCGCACATCATGCCCGGCTCGGTCGTCGGCCGGAAGGTCAACATCGGCCAGAACGCCAGCGTGGGGCCCAGGGTGACCATCGGCGACGGCTGCAAGATCCAGAACAACGTCTCGGTCTACTCGGGCGTGACCCTGGAGGAGAACGTCTTCTGCGGCCCGTCCATGGTCTTCACCAACGTCTTCAACCCGCGCGCCAACATCAGCCGCATGAGCCAGGCCCGGCCCACCCGCGTGGGCAGGGGGGCCACGCTGGGGGCCAACTGCGTCATCGTCTGCGGCAACGACATCGGTCCCTACGCCCTGGTGGGCGCGGGCTCGGTGGTCACCAGGCCGGTCCCGGCCCACGCCCTGGTCCGGGGCAACCCGGCCCGCTTCGCCGGGTGGGTCTGCGAATGCGGCGTGAAGCTCAAGGACAACCGCTGCCCCGAGTGCGGCAGGCAGTACGACTTTCCCGAAACCCCCGAGGCGTGA
- a CDS encoding radical SAM protein, whose protein sequence is MPEPLVFAHPEPAPAPTRIWPVFLPFAGCPHRCLFCAQDRQTGRDRAVLAPILADLERDLDAALAGGRGPYELAFYGGTFTALPAPWPEAFLALAARFRERGLVTRVRCSTRPDRTEPAVLDRCRALGLDLVELGIQSFDDAALAASGRGYGGGAARRGCARVVESGLALGVQLLPGLPGDREGLFQADVREAAALHPETARLYPCLVIEGTDLARAWRRGEYVPWAVDRARDELARALPVLWGHGVRVIRLGLAPEGTLTDAVLAGPWHPALGQTARSLALLSIIRRKVAELGRGPVSLTAPRRYQGELFGQANELAPAYAALGLPRTRVRFADTAVFSLA, encoded by the coding sequence ATGCCCGAGCCCCTCGTCTTCGCCCACCCCGAACCCGCGCCCGCGCCGACCCGCATATGGCCCGTGTTCCTGCCCTTCGCGGGTTGTCCGCACCGCTGCCTGTTCTGCGCCCAGGACCGCCAGACCGGCCGGGACCGCGCCGTGCTGGCCCCGATCCTGGCCGACCTCGAGCGCGACCTGGACGCGGCCCTGGCCGGTGGGCGCGGCCCCTACGAGCTGGCCTTCTACGGCGGGACCTTCACGGCCCTGCCCGCGCCGTGGCCCGAGGCCTTCCTGGCCCTGGCCGCCCGGTTCCGAGAGCGCGGCCTGGTCACCCGCGTGCGCTGCTCCACCCGGCCCGACCGCACGGAACCGGCCGTCCTGGACCGCTGCCGGGCGCTCGGCCTGGACCTGGTGGAGCTGGGCATCCAGTCCTTTGACGACGCGGCCCTGGCCGCCTCCGGACGCGGCTACGGCGGGGGGGCCGCCCGGCGGGGGTGCGCGCGGGTGGTCGAGAGCGGGCTGGCGCTGGGCGTGCAGCTCCTGCCCGGCCTGCCCGGCGACCGCGAGGGGCTCTTTCAGGCGGACGTGCGCGAAGCCGCCGCGCTCCATCCCGAGACCGCCCGGCTCTATCCCTGCCTGGTCATCGAGGGCACGGACCTGGCCCGGGCGTGGCGGCGCGGGGAGTACGTCCCCTGGGCCGTGGACCGGGCCAGGGACGAGCTGGCCCGCGCCCTGCCGGTCCTGTGGGGGCACGGCGTGCGCGTCATCCGCCTGGGGCTGGCCCCGGAGGGGACCCTCACGGACGCGGTCCTGGCCGGGCCGTGGCACCCGGCCCTGGGTCAGACGGCCCGCTCCCTGGCGCTTCTGTCGATCATCCGCCGAAAAGTGGCCGAACTGGGCCGCGGACCGGTCTCCCTGACCGCGCCGCGCCGCTACCAGGGCGAGCTGTTCGGCCAGGCCAACGAGCTGGCCCCGGCCTATGCGGCCCTGGGCCTTCCCCGCACAAGGGTGCGCTTCGCCGACACGGCGGTTTTTTCCCTGGCATGA
- a CDS encoding polysaccharide deacetylase family protein → MSTPAERATAGPLAVLTFDTDWAPRFMVDRCLDILDRAGAKATFFCTGPYDFRGSGRIETALHPNFLPGSTQGADPEAVVSGLKALYPDAVGTRSHRYFWHVGLRPVLLRHGLRYDCSQIMPGQAHLGLAEHLGLKRGATWWSDNLHLHHGLDPAVFDPPGLTEPGLKILDIHPVHVCLNTPDPAWFRATMAGLPPLPELTEEDVAPLRHPGPGVGTWLERAVASIPEIQDGFVTLREVLGI, encoded by the coding sequence ATGAGCACCCCCGCCGAGCGGGCGACCGCCGGACCCCTGGCGGTCCTGACCTTCGACACGGACTGGGCCCCGCGGTTCATGGTCGATCGCTGCCTGGACATCCTGGACCGGGCCGGGGCCAAGGCCACGTTCTTCTGCACCGGGCCCTATGATTTCAGGGGGTCGGGCCGGATCGAGACGGCCCTGCACCCGAATTTCCTGCCCGGCTCCACCCAGGGCGCGGACCCCGAGGCCGTGGTCTCGGGGCTCAAGGCGCTCTACCCGGACGCCGTGGGCACGCGCTCCCACCGCTATTTCTGGCACGTGGGCCTGCGGCCCGTGCTCCTGCGCCACGGCCTGCGCTACGACTGCTCCCAGATCATGCCGGGGCAGGCGCACCTGGGGCTGGCCGAACACCTGGGGCTCAAGCGCGGGGCCACCTGGTGGAGCGACAACCTGCACCTGCACCACGGTCTCGACCCGGCGGTCTTCGATCCGCCCGGCCTGACCGAACCCGGCCTGAAGATTCTCGACATCCACCCGGTCCACGTCTGCCTGAACACGCCGGACCCGGCCTGGTTCCGCGCGACCATGGCCGGACTGCCGCCCCTGCCGGAGTTGACCGAGGAGGACGTCGCGCCCCTGCGCCATCCGGGGCCGGGCGTGGGCACCTGGCTCGAACGGGCCGTGGCGAGCATTCCCGAGATCCAGGACGGCTTCGTCACCCTGCGCGAAGTGCTCGGCATCTAG
- the wecB gene encoding non-hydrolyzing UDP-N-acetylglucosamine 2-epimerase, translated as METIRLTTVVGARPQFIKAAALSRAFAAHNAAGRGPAIAEYLVHTGQHYDHAMSQTFFDELGIAEPDVNLGVGSGSHGTQTARMLEGLERILAARRPDAVVVYGDTNSTLAGGLAAAKLGVPVVHVEAGLRSFDKAMPEELNRVLTDHLSNLLLCPTRAAVDNLRRESLIRGVVLAGDVMYDSLLHHREQALRAAPPLAGLTPGGYLLATVHRAANTDDGERLKAILSGLGAMARTAPVVLVLHPRTRRAMESLGLAVPEGVRAEPPLPYLAMVRLQAEALGVVTDSGGMQKEAFFLGRPCLTLREETEWTETVDLGANTLAGTDNAAMTGWLAAVLRGERTLPGDARPYGDGRAAERMVEAVVEHFCRG; from the coding sequence ATGGAGACGATCCGACTCACGACCGTGGTGGGGGCCCGGCCCCAGTTCATCAAGGCGGCGGCCCTGTCCAGGGCGTTCGCCGCGCACAACGCGGCGGGCCGGGGTCCGGCCATCGCCGAGTACCTGGTGCACACGGGTCAGCACTACGACCACGCCATGAGCCAGACCTTTTTCGACGAGCTGGGCATTGCCGAGCCCGACGTGAACCTCGGCGTGGGCTCCGGGTCCCACGGGACCCAGACCGCGCGCATGCTCGAGGGGCTGGAGCGCATCCTCGCCGCCCGCCGCCCGGACGCGGTGGTGGTCTACGGCGACACCAACTCCACCCTGGCCGGGGGGCTGGCCGCGGCCAAGCTGGGCGTGCCGGTGGTCCACGTGGAGGCCGGGCTGCGCAGCTTCGACAAGGCCATGCCCGAGGAGCTGAACCGCGTCCTGACCGACCATCTCTCGAACCTGCTCCTCTGCCCCACGCGGGCCGCCGTGGACAACCTGCGCCGCGAGTCCCTGATCCGGGGCGTGGTCCTGGCCGGGGATGTCATGTACGATTCCCTGCTGCACCACCGGGAGCAGGCCCTGCGCGCCGCGCCGCCCCTGGCCGGGCTGACGCCGGGCGGCTATCTCCTGGCCACGGTGCACCGCGCGGCCAACACCGACGACGGCGAGCGGCTCAAGGCCATCCTGTCCGGCCTGGGGGCCATGGCCCGGACCGCCCCCGTGGTCCTGGTCCTGCACCCGCGCACCCGGCGGGCCATGGAGTCCCTGGGGCTGGCCGTGCCCGAGGGGGTGCGCGCCGAGCCTCCCCTGCCGTACCTGGCCATGGTCCGGCTTCAGGCCGAGGCCCTGGGCGTGGTCACGGACAGCGGCGGCATGCAGAAGGAGGCCTTCTTCCTGGGCAGGCCGTGCCTGACCCTGCGCGAGGAGACCGAGTGGACCGAGACCGTGGACCTCGGGGCCAACACCCTGGCCGGGACGGACAACGCGGCCATGACCGGCTGGCTCGCGGCCGTGCTCCGGGGGGAGCGGACCCTGCCCGGCGACGCGCGCCCCTACGGCGACGGGCGGGCGGCCGAACGCATGGTCGAGGCCGTGGTCGAACATTTTTGCCGGGGCTGA
- a CDS encoding DegT/DnrJ/EryC1/StrS family aminotransferase gives MIPFIDLKAQYARIEGDVRARMDAVLAHGRFIMGPEVAELEEGLARFAGSGHCVTCSSGTDALLMALMAQGIGPGDAVFTSPFTFIATAEVITLLGATPIFVDIDPATFNLDPDRLDQAVAALVGRDPSAHPLPSAALDGAPLRPAMVIPVDLFGLPADYDEIHAVAAKHGLAVLADAAQSFGAEYGGRRAVTCARAAATSFFPAKPLGCFGDGGAVFTDDATLAETCRSLRVHGKGGHKYDNVRTGLNARLDTLQAAVLLAKLAVFPDELDERRAVADGYAERLGDVPDLTLPTVPPDRTCAWAQYTVRHAAREAIQAALREAGVPTAVYYPCPLHLQTAFAGLGYSAGDFPAAEAASNEVFSLPMSPYVTPPTLDVICDALKDAVRGVGA, from the coding sequence ATGATACCCTTCATCGATCTCAAGGCGCAGTACGCCCGCATCGAGGGCGACGTGCGGGCGCGCATGGACGCGGTCCTGGCCCACGGCAGGTTCATCATGGGTCCGGAGGTGGCCGAACTGGAGGAGGGGCTGGCCCGGTTCGCCGGGTCCGGCCACTGCGTGACCTGCTCGTCCGGCACCGACGCCCTGCTCATGGCCCTCATGGCCCAGGGCATCGGACCCGGCGACGCGGTCTTCACCTCCCCGTTCACCTTCATCGCCACGGCCGAGGTCATCACCCTGCTCGGGGCGACCCCGATCTTCGTGGACATCGACCCCGCGACCTTCAACCTGGACCCGGACCGGCTGGACCAGGCCGTGGCCGCCCTGGTCGGGCGCGACCCCTCGGCCCACCCCCTGCCCTCGGCGGCGCTCGACGGCGCGCCCCTGCGCCCGGCCATGGTCATCCCGGTGGACCTGTTCGGCCTGCCCGCCGACTACGACGAGATCCACGCCGTGGCCGCCAAGCACGGGCTGGCCGTGCTGGCCGACGCGGCCCAGAGCTTCGGGGCCGAGTATGGCGGCAGGCGGGCCGTGACCTGCGCCAGGGCGGCGGCGACCAGCTTTTTCCCGGCCAAGCCCCTGGGCTGCTTCGGTGACGGCGGGGCGGTCTTCACCGACGACGCGACCCTGGCCGAGACCTGCCGCTCCCTGCGCGTGCACGGCAAGGGCGGGCACAAGTACGACAACGTGCGCACCGGGCTCAACGCCCGGCTGGACACCCTCCAGGCCGCCGTGCTCCTGGCCAAGCTGGCCGTGTTCCCGGACGAACTGGACGAGCGCCGGGCCGTGGCCGACGGCTACGCGGAGCGGCTCGGCGACGTGCCGGACCTGACCCTGCCCACGGTGCCCCCGGACCGGACCTGCGCCTGGGCCCAGTACACCGTTCGCCACGCGGCGCGCGAGGCGATCCAGGCCGCGCTCAGGGAGGCGGGCGTGCCCACGGCGGTCTACTATCCCTGTCCCCTGCACCTCCAGACCGCCTTCGCGGGCCTGGGCTACTCGGCGGGCGACTTCCCGGCGGCCGAGGCGGCCTCGAACGAGGTCTTCTCCCTGCCCATGTCGCCCTACGTGACGCCGCCGACCCTGGACGTCATCTGCGACGCCCTCAAGGACGCGGTCCGGGGCGTGGGGGCGTAG
- a CDS encoding glycosyltransferase, producing MKRISVIIPSYNHAPYIEACLDSVYFQDYPDLEMIIVDDCSTDGSGAIIRDWVDNLDRAVTSHAVRYDEANDAILRREHRRYERGRKVVYMQNPENRGSTATYNRGFRAATGEYCAFVVSDDICHPQMFSTLAGPLDADEADFTYADLFIVDDAMRILREFRLPDYDFEKCFCDWYLCGVATLYRRSLHERFGYYDETAMADDHECYLRFAMNGARFSHVAKTLYSARTHDHRQVGLHGSARFEALLEHSKALCLKARQWREGR from the coding sequence ATGAAGCGCATCTCGGTTATCATCCCCAGCTACAACCATGCCCCGTACATCGAGGCCTGCCTGGACTCGGTCTATTTCCAGGACTACCCGGACCTGGAGATGATCATCGTGGACGACTGCTCCACGGACGGGTCGGGCGCGATCATCCGCGACTGGGTGGACAACCTGGACCGGGCCGTGACCTCCCACGCCGTGCGCTACGACGAGGCGAACGACGCGATCCTGCGCCGCGAGCACAGGCGGTACGAGCGCGGCCGCAAGGTCGTGTACATGCAGAACCCCGAGAACAGGGGCTCCACGGCGACCTACAACCGGGGGTTCCGGGCGGCCACGGGCGAGTACTGCGCCTTCGTGGTCTCGGACGACATCTGCCATCCGCAGATGTTCTCCACCCTGGCCGGGCCGCTCGATGCCGACGAGGCGGACTTCACCTACGCGGACCTGTTCATCGTGGACGACGCCATGCGCATCCTGCGCGAGTTCCGGCTGCCGGACTATGATTTCGAAAAATGCTTCTGCGACTGGTACCTGTGCGGGGTGGCCACCCTGTACCGCCGCTCCCTGCACGAGCGCTTCGGGTACTACGACGAGACGGCCATGGCCGACGACCACGAGTGCTACCTGCGCTTCGCCATGAACGGGGCGCGCTTCAGCCACGTGGCCAAGACCCTGTACTCGGCCCGGACCCACGACCACCGCCAGGTGGGGCTGCACGGCTCCGCGCGGTTCGAGGCCCTGCTGGAGCACTCCAAGGCCCTCTGCCTCAAGGCCCGGCAGTGGCGGGAGGGGCGATGA